A DNA window from Tachysurus fulvidraco isolate hzauxx_2018 chromosome 4, HZAU_PFXX_2.0, whole genome shotgun sequence contains the following coding sequences:
- the znf503 gene encoding zinc finger protein 503 gives MSTSLSAIALRNRDTDLAWESCSSRNNSSVSINKPFLHSVPPTDPLRQAKRLPIKVLKMLTARTGHILHPEYLQPLPSTPVSPIELDAKKSPLALLAQTCSQIGKPDPPPSSKLSSVTSNGSSEKETKSGPLKLSDIGVEDKSSFKPYSKPADKKDSSSGVSSGEKSGFRVPSATCQPFTPGTGSPNSSTSASPMPSDAKGERDEKKEADCNKTCSTDGSGATGVSHSRISVSCAGINVEVNQHQETTSGSKAATSESSSVSSASSVAVLGSGLVAPVSPYKPGQTVFPLPPAGMTYPGSLAGAYAGYPQHFLPHGGSLVNAQLASSLGASKAGSSPLAGASPPSIMSASLCRDPYCLSYHCASHLAGAAGASCTHDSAAAALKSGYPLMYPTHPLHGVHSTPPSFGGHPLYPYGFMLPNDPLPHVCNWVSANGPCDKRFSSSEELLNHLRTHTAFTGADKLISGYPSSSSLASAAAAAMACHMHMPPSGAPGSPGTLALRSPHHALGLSSRYHPYSKSPLPTPGAPVPVPAAAGPYYSPYALYGQRLTTASALGYQ, from the exons GCTGCAGTTCTCGGAATAACAGCTCAGTGAGCATCAACAAGCCTTTTCTCCATTCTGTCCCTCCAACGGACCCTTTACGGCAAGCCAAGCGACTTCCCATCAAGGTTCTCAAGATGCTGACTGCACGCACGGGACACATTTTGCACCCGGAGTATCTCCAACCTTTACCGTCTACTCCGGTTAGTCCAATCGAG TTAGATGCAAAGAAAAGTCCACTGGCTCTTCTTGCGCAAACGTGTTCTCAGATCGGTAAACCGGATCCTCCGCCTTCGTCTAAACTCTCCTCGGTTACATCAAACGGATCTAGCGAGAAGGAGACCAAGTCCGGCCCTTTAAAACTGAGCGACATCGGCGTGGAAGATAAATCGAGCTTCAAGCCGTACTCAAAACCAGCGGATAAGAAGGACTCGTCCTCGGGGGTTTCTAGCGGTGAAAAGTCTGGTTTCCGTGTGCCGAGCGCCACCTGCCAGCCGTTTACTCCCGGCACCGGCAGCCCGAATTCCAGCACTTCTGCTTCCCCGATGCCGTCCGACGCCAAAGGAGAGAGggatgaaaagaaagaagctgACTGTAATAAAACCTGCAGCACGGACGGCTCTGGAGCTACCGGTGTCAGCCACAGCAGGATAAGCGTGAGCTGTGCTGGAATTAACGTGGAGGTCAACCAGCACCAGGAGACCACGTCCGGATCCAAGGCTGCTACGTCGGAATCGTCGTCGGTGTCTTCTGCTTCCTCGGTAGCTGTTCTGGGGTCGGGTCTTGTGGCACCAGTTTCTCCGTACAAACCGGGACAGACAGTTTTCCCTTTACCTCCTGCCGGCATGACGTACCCGGGAAGTTTAGCTGGGGCCTACGCGGGCTACCCTCAGCACTTTCTGCCCCACGGTGGAAGTCTGGTGAACGCGCAGCTCGCCAGCTCCCTTGGCGCAAGCAAAGCTGGATCGAGCCCATTAGCCGGGGCTTCTCCGCCGTCTATCATGTCTGCCAGCCTTTGTAGAGACCCGTACTGCTTGAGTTATCACTGTGCCAGTCACTTAGCGGGCGCGGCCGGTGCCTCGTGCACGCACGACTCAGCCGCCGCGGCCCTCAAGTCCGGATATCCGCTCATGTACCCGACGCACCCTTTGCACGGCGTGCACTCCACGCCACCGTCTTTCGGGGGACATCCTTTGTACCCTTACGGCTTCATGCTCCCCAACGACCCGTTGCCTCATGTGTGCAACTGGGTGTCGGCAAACGGGCCATGCGACAAGCGCTTCTCGTCCTCAGAGGAACTGCTTAACCACCTGCGGACGCACACAGCCTTCACCGGTGCCGACAAGTTGATCTCGGGTTACCCGAGCTCGTCGTCCCTTGCCAGCGCTGCCGCCGCGGCCATGGCGTGCCACATGCACATGCCACCGTCTGGAGCTCCTGGAAGTCCCGGCACACTCGCGCTGAGGAGCCCACACCACGCGCTCGGACTAAGCAGTCGCTATCACCCGTACTCTAAGAGCCCGTTGCCTACTCCCGGTGCCCCGGTGCCTGTTCCCGCCGCAGCTGGTCCTTATTATTCCCCATATGCACTGTACGGCCAGAGACTCACTACAGCGTCAGCTCTCGGTTACCAGTGA